A region from the Deinococcus reticulitermitis genome encodes:
- a CDS encoding pyridoxamine 5'-phosphate oxidase family protein, translating to MTEPTKEPMTREEAVKTVAALIKDIKFAMLTTVTAEGHLHARPMTTQQQEFDGDLWFIGSKDAEYTADIAARPQVNVSYADTGGNNYVSVTGRGELVENRAKLDELWSEMYNMYFEGGKDDPNIQLIRIEAQGAEFWESGGKLRTLFAFAKNFLPGQRADASEMGSNETVKL from the coding sequence ATGACTGAGCCCACTAAGGAACCCATGACCCGCGAAGAAGCCGTGAAAACGGTGGCGGCCCTCATCAAGGACATCAAGTTCGCCATGCTCACCACCGTGACGGCGGAAGGCCACCTGCACGCGCGTCCCATGACGACGCAGCAGCAGGAATTCGACGGCGACCTGTGGTTCATCGGGTCCAAGGACGCCGAGTACACCGCCGACATCGCCGCGCGTCCGCAGGTCAACGTGAGCTACGCCGATACCGGCGGCAACAACTACGTGAGCGTGACGGGCCGGGGCGAACTTGTCGAGAACCGCGCCAAGCTCGACGAACTCTGGAGCGAGATGTACAACATGTACTTCGAGGGTGGCAAGGACGATCCCAACATCCAGCTCATCAGGATCGAAGCCCAGGGCGCCGAGTTCTGGGAGAGCGGCGGCAAGCTGCGGACCCTCTTCGCCTTCGCCAAGAACTTCCTCCCCGGCCAGCGCGCCGACGCGAGCGAGATGGGCAGCAACGAGACGGTCAAGCTCTGA
- a CDS encoding prephenate dehydrogenase: MTDAALSLSPSAAAPMFERAVVAGVGLIGGSVALGLAQRGLARRVIGYDASTEVLREAEALGVVDEVRPHAGEWLRGADLVVLAAPMRALTPLARELAPFLSPGTLVTDVGSVKGGIAAEMEALGVRQFVAGHPMAGSERGGVRHARAALLENAVWVLTPTEHTPLTALSRVRALVEGLGAAPVVMPPDAHDSLVATVSHLPYLASLALTHMVARDERLSLLAAGGFRDLTRVASGDPRMSRDMVVENRAALREALARFRRQLDRLEADLDEPEELLAAACEGKRTRDSLPVVRRSLLPLRHDLVVAMPDRPNQIGVVTQALGAAGVNIKDIEVLAIREDGGSLRLGLESPEDVAHAASILRATGFEVRGRGQETGLAESKQTVTPS; encoded by the coding sequence ATGACGGACGCGGCGCTTTCTCTTTCTCCCTCCGCAGCGGCGCCGATGTTCGAGCGGGCGGTGGTGGCGGGCGTCGGGCTGATCGGGGGCAGTGTGGCGCTGGGGCTCGCGCAGCGCGGCTTGGCCCGGCGCGTGATCGGCTACGACGCGAGCACCGAAGTGCTGCGCGAGGCCGAGGCACTCGGGGTGGTGGACGAGGTGCGCCCCCACGCCGGGGAGTGGCTGCGCGGCGCGGACCTGGTGGTTCTCGCGGCGCCGATGCGCGCCCTGACGCCGCTCGCCCGTGAACTCGCGCCCTTCTTGTCCCCAGGGACGCTCGTCACCGATGTGGGAAGTGTCAAGGGCGGGATCGCCGCCGAGATGGAGGCGCTCGGGGTGCGGCAGTTCGTCGCCGGGCATCCGATGGCCGGCAGCGAGCGCGGGGGGGTCCGGCACGCCCGCGCCGCGCTGCTGGAAAACGCGGTCTGGGTCCTCACACCGACCGAGCACACCCCGTTGACGGCGCTGAGCCGGGTGCGTGCCCTCGTCGAGGGGCTGGGGGCCGCCCCGGTCGTGATGCCGCCCGACGCCCACGACTCCCTGGTCGCCACGGTCAGTCACCTGCCGTACCTCGCCAGCCTCGCCCTGACCCATATGGTCGCCCGTGACGAGCGGCTGAGCCTGCTCGCTGCCGGGGGCTTCCGTGACCTGACGAGGGTGGCGAGCGGGGACCCGCGGATGAGCCGTGACATGGTGGTCGAGAACCGCGCGGCCCTCCGTGAGGCCCTCGCGCGCTTTCGCCGGCAGCTCGACCGGCTCGAGGCCGATCTCGACGAGCCGGAAGAACTGCTCGCGGCAGCCTGCGAGGGCAAGCGAACCCGCGACAGCCTGCCGGTGGTGCGCCGCAGCCTGCTTCCGCTGCGCCACGATCTCGTCGTCGCGATGCCGGACCGGCCCAACCAGATCGGGGTCGTGACCCAGGCCCTCGGGGCGGCGGGCGTGAACATCAAGGACATCGAGGTGCTCGCCATCCGTGAAGACGGCGGCTCGCTGCGCCTGGGCCTGGAAAGCCCCGAGGATGTGGCGCACGCGGCCAGTATTCTGCGGGCGACCGGCTTCGAGGTGCGGGGCCGGGGTCAGGAGACGGGGCTGGCGGAATCTAAACAGACGGTGACGCCGAGCTGA
- the murA gene encoding UDP-N-acetylglucosamine 1-carboxyvinyltransferase — MQLTPLHVQGGRPLGGEIAIQHSKNAALPIIVASLLSREVITLHGIPRLSDVYTILELMHHLGTRHAWVGPNSLTLHTPEILSTHAPYALVSKMRASFIVLGAILARAGEARVSMPGGCAWGPRPVDQHVKALRALGAEVTEQGGDFHAARHGSLAGTFVFELLTVGGTHNALLAAALGDGVVTLENASIDTDVVDLIEFLNSLGAQIEGAGTNTLTIRGVEALRGGEYTVIPDRIEAGTFMMLAAATRSKLTLTNVRPDHLRAVIAKMAEMGVSILEDGSRMIVDARDRELRAVNVTTQSYPGFPTDLQPQMSALLATLPGTSVVQDPVYPDRLTHVAELHRMGANITVSGYTQVIQGAPLHAAPVKAADLRAGAALFIAGLTCEGETIIDGVQYLNRGYERLAERLRGIGAEVRQPEPMLAADD; from the coding sequence ATGCAACTGACCCCACTGCACGTCCAGGGAGGCCGCCCACTCGGCGGCGAAATCGCCATCCAGCACAGCAAGAATGCGGCGCTGCCGATCATCGTTGCTTCGCTGCTCTCGCGTGAAGTGATCACGTTGCACGGCATCCCCCGGCTCTCGGACGTCTATACGATTCTGGAGCTGATGCACCACCTCGGCACCCGGCACGCCTGGGTCGGGCCGAACAGCCTTACGCTGCACACGCCCGAGATCCTGAGCACCCACGCGCCCTACGCGCTCGTGAGCAAGATGCGCGCGAGTTTCATCGTGCTCGGCGCCATCCTCGCCCGCGCAGGTGAAGCGCGCGTCAGCATGCCGGGCGGCTGCGCCTGGGGACCGCGCCCGGTCGATCAGCATGTCAAGGCGCTGCGCGCCCTGGGCGCCGAGGTGACCGAGCAGGGCGGCGACTTCCATGCCGCGCGCCACGGTTCGCTCGCCGGCACCTTCGTGTTCGAGCTTCTAACGGTCGGCGGCACCCACAATGCCCTGCTCGCCGCCGCGCTCGGAGACGGCGTGGTGACGCTGGAAAACGCCTCGATCGACACCGACGTCGTGGACCTGATCGAGTTCCTGAACAGCCTCGGCGCGCAGATCGAGGGCGCCGGAACGAACACGCTCACCATCCGCGGAGTGGAGGCGCTGCGCGGCGGCGAGTACACCGTGATTCCTGACCGCATCGAGGCCGGCACCTTCATGATGCTCGCAGCGGCCACCCGCTCCAAGCTCACGCTGACCAACGTGCGCCCCGATCACCTGCGCGCCGTGATCGCCAAGATGGCCGAGATGGGCGTGAGCATCCTCGAAGATGGCAGCCGCATGATCGTGGACGCCCGCGACCGGGAACTCAGGGCCGTCAACGTGACCACTCAGAGCTACCCCGGGTTTCCCACCGACCTCCAGCCGCAGATGAGCGCCCTGCTCGCCACGCTGCCCGGCACGAGCGTGGTGCAGGACCCGGTATACCCCGACCGCCTGACCCACGTCGCCGAGCTGCACCGCATGGGCGCCAACATCACCGTGAGCGGCTACACCCAGGTCATCCAGGGCGCCCCGCTGCACGCCGCTCCGGTCAAGGCGGCCGATCTGCGTGCGGGCGCAGCCCTCTTTATCGCCGGCCTGACCTGCGAGGGCGAAACCATCATCGACGGCGTGCAGTACCTCAACCGGGGCTACGAGCGCCTCGCTGAGCGCCTGCGCGGCATCGGCGCCGAGGTACGCCAACCCGAGCCGATGCTCGCGGCGGACGACTGA